A genomic window from Rhodococcus sp. KBS0724 includes:
- a CDS encoding Ldh family oxidoreductase, whose amino-acid sequence MPSPIKIDPAELRDYVRDLFQSRGVSADDAGTIAEVLVWANLRGVDSHGIARVPRYLELFGTGEANAEPKIVVHNEKGALAVVDADRAAGPVALTRAADIAIAQAAQFGVGWVNVRRTVHTGALGYYTNRIAESGLIGMGLVAGMPNMGYEGAAGASVATSPLSIAVPGTGQYPTVVLDMATAVIALGKIAQFKKAGKDLPAGAATTADGVPTTDPALAKIPLPVGGAKGSGMSLMFELLTSVLVGEPILPNFHSGVSGGKKHRQNAAIIAIDPSAAVAVNTFTSDVDATIETIRSLPVAEGYERVILPGQRGAETFADRSRNGIPVPEPLWNELKTAAETYSITSPTVGAR is encoded by the coding sequence ATGCCAAGCCCGATCAAGATCGATCCCGCGGAACTCCGGGACTACGTCCGAGACCTTTTCCAATCGCGTGGAGTCTCGGCTGACGACGCCGGCACCATCGCCGAGGTACTGGTCTGGGCAAATCTGAGGGGTGTGGATTCCCACGGAATCGCACGTGTTCCTCGCTACCTCGAATTGTTCGGGACCGGGGAGGCGAACGCCGAGCCGAAGATTGTCGTCCACAACGAAAAGGGCGCTCTGGCAGTGGTTGACGCCGATCGGGCAGCTGGCCCTGTTGCGCTCACACGCGCAGCCGACATAGCGATTGCTCAGGCTGCTCAATTCGGCGTCGGATGGGTAAACGTGCGTCGAACGGTCCACACCGGCGCACTTGGCTACTACACGAACCGAATTGCCGAAAGCGGTCTGATCGGCATGGGTCTCGTTGCGGGCATGCCCAACATGGGATACGAAGGCGCGGCGGGGGCGTCCGTCGCGACAAGTCCGCTGTCGATCGCAGTGCCGGGCACCGGCCAGTATCCGACGGTAGTGCTCGACATGGCCACTGCCGTCATCGCACTCGGCAAGATCGCTCAGTTCAAGAAAGCCGGTAAAGATCTCCCTGCCGGCGCCGCAACCACCGCTGACGGAGTTCCCACAACCGACCCTGCGTTGGCCAAGATTCCCCTTCCCGTAGGCGGAGCCAAGGGTTCCGGGATGTCGTTGATGTTCGAATTGTTGACCAGCGTGCTCGTCGGCGAGCCCATCTTGCCCAATTTCCATTCCGGCGTTTCCGGCGGCAAGAAGCACCGGCAGAATGCCGCAATTATCGCGATCGATCCCAGCGCGGCCGTGGCGGTAAACACCTTCACCTCCGACGTCGACGCGACCATCGAGACCATCCGATCTCTGCCCGTAGCAGAGGGTTACGAGCGTGTCATCCTTCCCGGCCAACGCGGGGCCGAGACGTTTGCCGACCGGAGCCGAAACGGAATTCCAGTG
- a CDS encoding ABC transporter substrate-binding protein produces MFRKRSLATLGVVCSIALALSACGGGAAGSSSEANSGPSGDPVAGGTVRAVMLSEPRNLDPAILQNNLQGQGMLGNSLYGTLMYGDEQTDETMFSMAEKFSTDDAGKTFVLELRDGLQFSDGTPLGSDAVKYNWDRLKDKSLGSNSTPDAALVESTEVVDATTLKVTLTQPTPAYANQVSRTAMNWIASPAALAQGAQAFDANPIGAGPFTLENWTRAGKIELVKNPGYWDAPRPYLDGITLTSSADEEQRLNSVVSSGADLVQAADWSVVKKASTAGFQVQSMPMAGGTFLALNTTRAPFDDVRMRQAISAAIDLEGLELAVGKGSGVVADTLFPEENQFYTDTPLHTYDKAKAQDLFDQFAAEGHPLTFTFTAFPGQELVAQAVQAQLSQYDNVEVSVNRVDWAESGRIYGEKGYDMMVAASNFIDPEPSLFRSFYSTSPRNSSGIKDDQLDAALVAGRTGASAEDRKAAYEAVSERLAEISPAVFYLRTSQTAIASEKVGGIQMYGEGSLLTAGLWLADQ; encoded by the coding sequence ATGTTCCGAAAGAGAAGTCTCGCGACGCTCGGGGTGGTGTGTTCCATCGCTCTGGCACTGTCGGCATGCGGAGGTGGCGCTGCCGGTTCCTCGTCGGAGGCGAACTCAGGACCTTCAGGCGATCCCGTTGCCGGCGGTACCGTTCGCGCGGTGATGCTGAGCGAGCCTCGCAACCTCGACCCCGCGATTCTTCAGAACAACCTGCAGGGGCAAGGCATGCTCGGCAACTCGTTGTACGGAACGCTGATGTACGGCGACGAGCAGACCGACGAGACAATGTTCTCGATGGCAGAGAAGTTCTCGACGGACGACGCCGGCAAGACCTTCGTACTCGAACTTCGTGACGGACTTCAGTTCTCCGACGGCACCCCGCTTGGTTCGGATGCAGTCAAGTACAACTGGGATCGACTCAAGGACAAGTCGCTCGGTTCCAACTCCACCCCTGACGCCGCGCTGGTCGAGTCGACCGAGGTTGTCGACGCGACGACGCTGAAAGTTACTTTGACGCAGCCGACTCCGGCTTATGCAAATCAGGTTTCGCGGACAGCGATGAACTGGATTGCCTCCCCGGCGGCACTGGCACAGGGGGCGCAAGCGTTCGATGCCAATCCGATCGGTGCCGGACCGTTCACCTTGGAGAATTGGACACGTGCGGGCAAGATCGAACTGGTCAAGAACCCGGGATACTGGGACGCTCCGCGGCCGTATCTGGACGGAATCACACTCACCTCGTCGGCGGACGAAGAGCAGCGACTGAATTCGGTGGTGAGCAGTGGCGCCGATCTGGTCCAGGCCGCTGATTGGTCGGTTGTGAAGAAAGCGTCGACTGCTGGGTTCCAAGTTCAGTCGATGCCGATGGCCGGCGGGACATTCCTCGCGCTGAACACGACACGAGCTCCGTTCGACGATGTTCGGATGCGTCAGGCAATCAGTGCGGCAATCGATCTGGAGGGACTGGAACTCGCTGTGGGGAAGGGCTCGGGCGTTGTTGCCGACACGTTGTTCCCGGAGGAAAACCAGTTCTACACGGACACGCCCTTGCATACCTACGACAAGGCCAAGGCACAGGACCTCTTTGATCAGTTCGCTGCGGAAGGCCATCCCCTGACATTCACATTCACAGCGTTTCCGGGGCAGGAATTGGTTGCCCAGGCGGTTCAGGCTCAGCTCAGTCAGTACGACAACGTCGAGGTTTCGGTCAACCGCGTCGACTGGGCCGAGTCGGGACGAATCTACGGAGAGAAGGGCTACGACATGATGGTGGCGGCATCGAACTTCATCGATCCCGAGCCGTCATTGTTCCGGTCCTTCTACAGCACGTCGCCTCGAAACTCGTCGGGCATCAAGGATGATCAGCTCGATGCGGCGCTCGTCGCTGGACGCACCGGCGCGTCGGCGGAGGATCGCAAGGCGGCCTACGAAGCAGTATCCGAGCGTCTCGCCGAGATCTCGCCGGCCGTCTTCTACCTGCGCACTTCGCAGACTGCGATCGCATCCGAGAAGGTCGGCGGAATCCAGATGTACGGAGAAGGGTCCCTGCTGACAGCGGGGTTGTGGCTCGCTGATCAGTAG
- a CDS encoding amidohydrolase: MFIVDSQIHIWKDEAPDRPWLPGARERIRLNGHREESFSYEEALGLMDEAGVDRALILPPSWEGDRIDYALEACEAHPDRFGIMARIPQNKPVEGAAMMKDFAQNPHVKGTRLTFHRPQDRNWMIDGTNDWYWPLAEELGIKTMVHAPVWKAELGEIAGKHPELKIIIDHMGIMARCVDDAIGYWVKETADLHVHPNIFVKVSAIPGYSTEPFPNLNIAKYVREMVDAMGPERCFFGTDITRLLGHGLTWTDTVEQFTEHFDFTEQELEWIMGRGIAECLDWPISEAASQGSLQASGK; encoded by the coding sequence ATGTTCATTGTCGATTCGCAAATCCATATCTGGAAGGACGAGGCTCCGGATCGTCCGTGGCTTCCGGGGGCGCGTGAGCGTATCCGATTGAACGGTCATCGGGAGGAGTCGTTCAGTTACGAGGAGGCTCTCGGGTTGATGGATGAGGCGGGGGTGGATCGGGCGTTGATTCTGCCGCCGTCGTGGGAGGGTGATCGGATCGATTACGCGTTGGAGGCGTGTGAGGCGCATCCGGATCGTTTCGGGATCATGGCGCGTATTCCGCAGAACAAGCCGGTCGAGGGTGCGGCGATGATGAAGGATTTTGCGCAGAATCCGCATGTGAAGGGGACGCGGTTGACGTTCCATCGTCCGCAGGACCGGAATTGGATGATCGACGGCACCAATGACTGGTACTGGCCTCTGGCGGAGGAGTTGGGTATCAAGACGATGGTGCATGCTCCGGTGTGGAAGGCGGAGCTCGGTGAGATCGCGGGTAAGCATCCGGAGCTCAAGATCATCATCGACCATATGGGGATCATGGCGCGGTGTGTCGACGATGCGATCGGGTATTGGGTGAAGGAGACGGCGGATCTGCATGTTCATCCGAATATTTTTGTGAAGGTTTCTGCTATTCCGGGGTATTCGACGGAGCCGTTCCCGAATCTCAATATCGCGAAGTATGTGCGGGAGATGGTTGATGCGATGGGTCCGGAGCGTTGTTTCTTCGGTACCGATATCACGCGTCTGCTCGGTCACGGGTTGACGTGGACGGATACGGTCGAGCAGTTCACGGAGCATTTCGATTTCACCGAGCAGGAGCTCGAGTGGATCATGGGTCGCGGTATCGCCGAGTGCCTCGACTGGCCCATCTCCGAGGCAGCCTCTCAGGGATCGCTGCAGGCTTCTGGCAAGTAG